The window TCGTTTTAGGTAACACAACCTTATCCCAAAGTACTGTAAACTTGCATATAAGTTATCATTTTTATGCATAAGCTAATGCAGATTTTCTATGAATTACTATCTTTCACCCAAATGGAGATCAATATCAATTTTGGTGTTCACCATATGAGTTTTTACTATTTCCCAACTTTAACTTACAACTTATGAAAAAAATTCTTCTTGCCCTTGCTGCCGTTCTTATGACCGGGACCGTTAGCGCACAAAACGAAAATACCATTGTAGGTTACTGGCTTACCCAGGACAAGGATTCAAAGGTTGAAATTTACAAAGCGAAGGATGGTTTGTTCTACGGAGCCATTCGGTGGTTGAAAGAGCCAAACAGGAATGGTGCCCCCAAAAAAGACGATAAAAATCCTCAGGAAAAACTCCAAAGCAGGGCCATTCTTGGATTGAGCATCCTAAATGGTTTTCATTACAACCAAGAGGACAAGGAGTGGGTTGACGGAACCATCTACGATCCAAAGTCGGGAAAAACCTACAAGTGCCTGATGTGGTTCGATGGAAATTTTACCACCCTTCATGTTAAAGGCTACATTGGCTTCTCCATTATTGGAAGGGAAGTTAGCTGGACAAAAACAAATCTATAAAACACAATGGTAGCAAGGTGGCTACAAAGTATTACAGGTCTTCTTTACCCCAACCTTTGTGCAGTTTGTGGCACACCACTGGTTGGCGGTGAAGAGGTAATGTGCACGGGTTGCAGCTACCGCATGCCTAAAACCAGAAACTGGCATGATCCTGAAAACGATGTGGCTAAAATATTTTGGGGCAGGGTGCGCCTTCAGCACGCTTGCGCCTATCTATATTTTCGGAAGGGAAGCCGATATCAAAAATTGCTGCATAAGCTAAAGTATGCCGGCCGAAAGGACATAGGCCGATATCTAGGGCAGCAGTTTGCACATGAGCTTACGGCTGTTACCCCATTCAAAGACATCAGCGCCATTGTTCCTGTTCCGCTACACCCCAAAAAGCAAAAAAAGCGCGGTTATAACCAGAGTGAATGGATTTCGCTTGGTCTTTCTGATGTGCTTAATCTGCCCGTGGTAAATGATATCCTTAAGCGTGCCGTATTCACCGAAACTCAAACCCGAAAAGGGCGCATGGAGCGATGGGAAAATGTGTCGAATGTTTTTGAAGTCGATAACCAAAATGGTCTTCCCGAAGGAGCCCATATCCTACTTGTTGATGATG is drawn from Williamwhitmania sp. and contains these coding sequences:
- a CDS encoding ComF family protein translates to MVARWLQSITGLLYPNLCAVCGTPLVGGEEVMCTGCSYRMPKTRNWHDPENDVAKIFWGRVRLQHACAYLYFRKGSRYQKLLHKLKYAGRKDIGRYLGQQFAHELTAVTPFKDISAIVPVPLHPKKQKKRGYNQSEWISLGLSDVLNLPVVNDILKRAVFTETQTRKGRMERWENVSNVFEVDNQNGLPEGAHILLVDDVVTTGATLEACAQALVEKGNYRVSIATIAFASQ
- a CDS encoding DUF2147 domain-containing protein — encoded protein: MKKILLALAAVLMTGTVSAQNENTIVGYWLTQDKDSKVEIYKAKDGLFYGAIRWLKEPNRNGAPKKDDKNPQEKLQSRAILGLSILNGFHYNQEDKEWVDGTIYDPKSGKTYKCLMWFDGNFTTLHVKGYIGFSIIGREVSWTKTNL